In the Chroococcidiopsis sp. SAG 2025 genome, one interval contains:
- a CDS encoding PLP-dependent aminotransferase family protein: MRIPIERHSSTAVYLQIRDRIRHLIETGALRSGDKLPSIRTLSASTRVNKLTVIEAYNVLAAEGLVEARQGSGYFVRPAKIDRAESKHQFAPPQDTIVLEQPPLPPLIEEFQGGSSFNLYMKSVQARQQPGTIDLSSGFSLASGLDDLPRVARRAVKQISGSLFNYDLPQGQLVLRQQIARLLVQQHGLNVTADNLIITNGSKQGILLAVHHYVKPGDWVLVESPTWYGMLSLLYNMGARVIGIPMTPEGINLELLEKNLYTYRPKLIFTVSTLHNPTGLTTSLDHRRQLLALAEKYDCVVLEDNAYEGLNFEPVPVPIKALDTSDRVIYAGTFSKTIMPGIRVGYLVVTGEDYQPLVERKLHYDIHVSTVSQAIVSEYLASGHYRHHLAHLQAVHLQSRNAMLSAMQRHYPPATYWTIPKGGTFLWVQMPAHLPLAEICQKALARGVFVAEGTPFFPGGQQSYPALRLNFTLLPEQIEQGIAILGEILQKYV, from the coding sequence GTGAGAATTCCTATTGAAAGACACTCATCTACGGCAGTTTATCTCCAGATCCGCGATCGCATCCGCCATCTGATTGAAACGGGTGCATTACGATCGGGGGATAAGCTTCCTTCCATTCGTACCTTGTCTGCTAGTACGCGGGTGAACAAGCTTACCGTCATCGAAGCTTACAACGTCTTAGCAGCAGAGGGATTGGTAGAAGCCCGTCAAGGATCTGGGTACTTCGTCCGTCCGGCAAAAATCGATCGCGCCGAGTCGAAGCACCAATTTGCGCCCCCCCAAGACACGATTGTTTTAGAACAACCCCCCCTACCACCACTGATTGAAGAATTTCAGGGCGGTTCGTCTTTCAATCTCTACATGAAATCGGTGCAAGCCCGTCAGCAACCAGGGACGATCGATCTCAGTAGCGGTTTTTCTTTAGCTTCTGGATTGGATGATTTACCGCGCGTTGCCCGACGTGCCGTGAAACAAATATCGGGTAGTTTATTTAACTACGATTTACCCCAAGGGCAGCTCGTACTACGGCAACAAATTGCGCGGCTATTGGTACAGCAGCACGGTTTAAATGTCACGGCGGACAATTTAATTATTACTAATGGCTCCAAACAAGGAATATTATTAGCCGTACATCACTATGTCAAACCTGGTGATTGGGTGTTGGTTGAAAGCCCAACTTGGTACGGTATGCTATCTCTGCTGTACAACATGGGTGCAAGGGTTATTGGTATACCTATGACACCCGAAGGCATAAATTTGGAGCTGTTGGAAAAAAATCTTTACACTTATCGTCCCAAGCTGATATTTACCGTTAGTACTTTACACAATCCTACAGGTCTTACCACTTCCTTAGATCATCGCCGTCAATTGTTGGCATTAGCCGAAAAATATGATTGTGTCGTACTAGAAGATAATGCTTATGAAGGACTGAACTTTGAACCCGTGCCAGTGCCAATTAAAGCATTAGATACAAGCGATCGCGTCATCTATGCTGGCACATTTTCTAAAACGATTATGCCGGGGATTCGTGTCGGTTATCTCGTTGTAACTGGAGAAGATTATCAGCCCTTAGTAGAGCGTAAATTGCATTACGATATCCACGTATCTACAGTTTCACAGGCTATTGTCAGCGAGTATTTAGCATCTGGACATTATCGCCACCATTTAGCACATTTGCAAGCCGTCCATCTTCAGAGTCGCAACGCCATGCTAAGCGCCATGCAGCGTCACTATCCTCCTGCTACTTATTGGACAATTCCCAAAGGTGGAACTTTCTTGTGGGTGCAAATGCCTGCCCACTTACCGCTAGCAGAAATTTGTCAAAAAGCATTAGCTAGAGGCGTGTTCGTTGCCGAAGGAACCCCATTTTTCCCAGGCGGACAGCAAAGTTATCCTGCTTTGCGTTTGAATTTTACCCTTCTACCAGAACAAATCGAGCAAGGGATCGCCATTTTAGGAGAAATCTTGCAGAAGTACGTTTAA
- a CDS encoding GNAT family N-acetyltransferase codes for MLESTSPNFSGKLSNIQNIQILTYQPQYQAAILKLILNIQQQEFGLPITLKDQRDLLDIPSFYQQGNGNFWIALDREKVIGTIAAIDIGNSQLALRKMFVDSKYRGKEIGLGQRLLNSLLNWAQTKNICDIYLGTVDVFQAAHEFYEKNGFIRIHQLVLPPSFPRMTGDTMFFWLNLNN; via the coding sequence ATGTTAGAATCTACTTCACCTAATTTCTCAGGCAAATTATCAAATATTCAGAATATTCAGATTCTCACCTACCAGCCTCAGTATCAAGCAGCAATTCTCAAGCTCATCTTAAACATTCAACAACAAGAGTTTGGCTTACCAATTACTCTCAAAGACCAACGCGACTTATTAGATATTCCGAGTTTCTATCAACAAGGTAATGGTAATTTTTGGATTGCTTTAGATCGAGAAAAAGTTATTGGTACGATTGCCGCTATCGATATAGGTAATAGTCAGCTAGCTTTGAGAAAAATGTTCGTCGATTCTAAGTATCGCGGGAAAGAAATAGGCTTAGGTCAACGGCTATTAAATTCGCTTTTAAATTGGGCGCAAACAAAAAATATTTGCGACATCTATTTAGGAACAGTTGATGTTTTTCAAGCGGCGCATGAATTTTACGAAAAAAATGGGTTTATCAGAATACATCAATTAGTTTTACCTCCTAGTTTTCCCAGGATGACTGGTGATACAATGTTTTTTTGGTTGAACTTAAACAATTAA